Below is a genomic region from Oncorhynchus clarkii lewisi isolate Uvic-CL-2024 unplaced genomic scaffold, UVic_Ocla_1.0 unplaced_contig_4275_pilon_pilon, whole genome shotgun sequence.
tagtgcactatataggaactaggttactaaagtagtgcactaaataggaactaggttactaaagtagtgcactatataggaactaggttactaaagtagtgcactatataggaactaggttactaaagtagtgcactatataagaactaggtaactaaagtagtgcactaaataggaacTAGGTtactgaagtagtgcactatataggaactagGTAACTAAATAGGAACTAGGTTACtgaagcagtgcactatataggaactagGTAACTAAATAGGAACTAGGTtactgaagtagtgcactatataggaactagTCTATAATATGTGGCTGGTTAttgaataataaataaatacaagtgATGGCCATTTCCTTCATAACAATGAGATGTAACCATTAATGTCATCCTCTCTCTATGGGCCTTCGGTAGCTAGTTGTGACTATGTGACCAGGAGGATTTTTCAGACGAACAGGCTTAATCTGTCTTTTTTATTCCCCTTTACCCAGTGACCTTTATTGTCCTGAACCTTAAtctcctctgtctcctgcatAGCTGCCGGAAGGAGGGTTGCTGGAGGGGCTGAAGCACCCCCTGATACATTTTAATAATTTTGCCCCCAAAATGATATTCTTTCCTGTATGAACAGACCATACATCATTCAAAATACTAGACCACGAGAGCATCATTTAGCCACAGAGAATCACTAGTTATACTAGACCAGAGAGCATCATTTAGCCACAGATAATCACTAGTTATACTAGACCAGAGAACATCATTTAGCCACAGAGAATCACTAGTTATACTAGACCAGAGAGCATCATTTAGCCACAGAGAATCACTAGTTATACTAGACCAGAGAGCATCATTTAGCCACAGAGAATCACTAGTTATACTAGACCGGAGAGCATCATTTAGCCAAGGGAATCACTAGTTTATAAACAATTTCTTGGGATTACATTTCATCACAAGCACTTACAGTCGGGAAGACTGCAATTTGGGTAGCGACTGTGCCAAATATAGAACAGCTTGTTGCTTTGTGGTTTGTGGCCATAGACATATAATCCATAGAATCCTTTTGGAACCTCTAACTCTGGCAATTTTGACTGTTAAAATAATACtttaggattttggcaatgaggctattgatgtacttccccagagtcagatgaactcctgGAAGTAATCctttaaactcatgggtacactagaAATGGCTGCCAGTCCTGGCAATGGTTGCCAGTCCTGTCAATGGCTGCCAGTCCTGTCAATGGCTGCCAGTCCTGTCAATGGTTGCCAGTCCTGTCAATGGCTGCCAGTCCTGTCAATGGCTGCCAGTCCTGTCAATGGCTGCCAGAACTTCCATCTATGGATTATATTTCTATAGTTGGTTGCGGCTTTCAAATACAAATACCTACtgcttaaaaaataaatatatgtatatatatatatatatagtaccagtcaaaagtttggatacacctactcatttaagggtttttctttattttacgaTTTTACTAAAGAccccgtctttcaaagataattcgtaaaaatcaaaataacttcacagctcttcattgtaaagggtttaaactctgtttcccatgcttgttcaatgaaccataaacaattaatgaacatgcacctgtagaacggtcgttaagacactaacagcttacagacgataggcaatgaaggtcacagttatgaaaacttaggacactactgactctgaaaaacaccaaaagaaagatgcccagggtccctgctcatctgcgtgaacgtgccttaggcatgctgcaatgaggcatgaggactgcagacgtggccaggaacgcacaatccctccatcagtgctcagactgtccacaataggctgagagaggctggactgagggcttgtaggcctgttgtaaggcaggtcctcaccagacacaccggctgagcttgttgtcattgcaggcaatctcaacgctgtgcgttacaggaaagacatcctcctccctcatgtgatacccttcctgcattctcatcctgacatgaccctccatcatgacaataccaccagccatactgctcgttctgtgcgtgatttcctgcaagacaggaatgtcagtgttctgccatggtcaacgaagaacccggatctcaatcccattgagcacgtctgggacctgttggatcggagggtgagggctagggccatttcccccataaatgtcagggaacttgcaggtgccttggtggaagagtggggtaacatctcacagcaagaactggcaaatctggtgcagtccacgaggaggagatgcaccgcagtacttaatgcagctggtggccacaccatatactgactgttactttatcCCCctgcctttgttcagggacacattattccatttctgttagtcacatgtctgtggaacttgttcagtttatgtctcagctgttgaatcttatgttcatacaaatatttacatgttaagtttgctgaaaatgaacacagttgacagtgagaggacattttattttttttgctgagtttatatatatatatatatattatattgtaaaatctgtgtgtctcttcactgGGAATTGATGACCATGTTGTTTTAATACTCTCATTTGGTCACTGTCAGAGTCATTTCAATCATTTGGTATAAAAAAAATTAGGTAGAATTGGATGAAATTGGTTTctaatgcaatctggtttcagagctggtcctgGGCGCACCTCAGCCACTATCAAGGTCCTGAATGATATTATaatcgccatcgataagagacattactgtgcagccgtcttcatggacctggctaaggctttcgactctgtcagtcACCACATTTTATTGggagactcaacagccttggtttctcaaatgattgccttcgcctggttcaccaactacctctctgatagagttcagtgtgtcaaatcggagggcctgttgtctgaaCCTCTGGCGGTCTCTATGGGAGTTccgcagggttcaattctcgggccaaccctcttctctgtatacatcaatggtgtcgctcttgctgctggtgattctctgatccacctctacgcagacgacaccattctgtattcttctggcccttctttggacactaacctccagacaagcttcaatgccatacaactctccttctgtggcatccaactgctctttaaatgcaagtaaaactaaatgcatgctcttcaaccgatcgctgcccgcacctgcccgcccgtccagcatcactactctgaacggttctgacttagaatatgtggacaactacaaatacctaggtgtctggttagactgtaaactctccttccaggctctcactagctttaatcagcagctgtcagagcagctcacagatcactgcacctgtacatagcccatctgtaaatagcccatccaactacctcatccccatactgtatgtatttatttatcttgctcctttgcaccccagtacctctacttgcacattcatcttttgcacatctatcattccagtgtttaattgctatattgtaattacttcgccacaatggcctatttattgcctaacctcccttatcctaccacatttgcacacactgtatatatatataccttttCTATtgttgactgcatgtttgtttattctatgtgtaactctgtgttgttgtatgtgtcgaactgctttgctttatcttggccaggtcgcagttgtaaatgagaacttgttctcaactggactacctggttaaataaaaaaataaaaaataaattggaaacatatgtttacattgccagaaatagataataaacaaaagtaaaataaacaataaaaaattgacagtaaacattacaaccataaaagttccaaaataataaagacaattGTCTTtatgtctatatatacatacctCTTTCTCccgcccattctctctctctctcttgttctctctctctctctctcgctctctctctctctctctcttgttctctctctctctctctctctctctctctctctctctctctttctctctctctctcgttctctctctctctctctcgctctctctctctctctctctcttgttctctctctctctctctctctctctctctcgttctctctctctctctctctctctctctctcgttctctctctctctcgttctctcgttctctctctctcgttctctctctctctctcgttctctctctcgctttctcgctctctcgctttctcgctctctcgctctctcgttctctcgttctcaatctctctctctctcgttctctctcgttctctctcgttctctctctcgttctctctctcgttctctctcgttctctctctcgttctctctctctcgttctctctctctcgttctctctctctcgttctctctctctctctctcgttctctctctctcgttctctcgttctctctctctctctctctctctcgttctctctcgttctctctcgttctctctcgttctctctcgttctctctcgttctctctcgttctctcgttctctctcgttctctcgttctctctcgttctctctctctctctcgctctctctctctcgctctctctctctcgctctctctcgttctctctctctctctcgttctctctctctctctcgttctctctctctcgttctctctctctctctctcgctctctctctcgttctcgttctctctctctctctcgttctctctctctctcgttctctctctctctcgttctctctctctctcgttctctctcgttctctctcgttctctctcgttctctctcgttctctctcgttctctctcgttctctctcgttctctctctctcgttctctctctctctctcgttctctctctctctctcgttctctctctctcgttctctctctctctctctcgctctctctctcgttctcgttctctctctctctcgttctctctctctctctctctctcgttctctctctctcgttctctctctctctcgttctctctctcgttctctctctctctcgttctctctctcgttctctctctctcgttctctctctcgttctctctctcgttctctctcgttctctctcgttctctctctcttgcccctcctctctctgtgtgcccTAACAAACTCTATGaccatggacagagacagagacaccctTGTGATGCTCCCAACTCCCAAGAGTGATTATTATAAGAACATTTCAACCCTCAGGTCGTTATGTTCAAAGTCCTAAGGTCCTTATCACGTAAGGGTTGAATCATTGCCATAACAAAACAACTTTCCCTGGTGAACATCTACAGAATGTATCCAGCTCCTGTCTCAAAGCCAAAttagttgttttctgtgtgttCTTTAGTGGATTTGCTTACAGTGTTATTTTTCTTCTCCACAAATCAAAGTTCCTTCCATGTGTTCTTTTTCTTCTCCACCAATCAAAGTTCCTTCCATGTGTTCTTTCGCTCCAACATCTGTGGATGTGGGTGTACTGTATGAACTTTCCACTCACCTCCTGTGGATGTTCTGTGTGTTCTATAGCCTCTTCTCATGctgttttctgttctgttccaccaGGCTCTGCTGGCCCTGGCATCTCCCTCTGGACCTGGGGTGTGTCGGGGGCTATGGTGAGGACATGTGCCTCAGCGGGAGGACTGGATGTCATGGAGGAGATGGATTGGGGCTGCGGAGAGGATTGGGTAAAGTgttggagagaggagggctgggcaCAAAGCTTGGGAAAGAGAGAAGActtgagagagggagggcgagagagagagggcagggaaccAGGACATGGCTGGGGCAGGAGACAAGGCTTGGGAGAGACCTGGGTCGAGGCCTGGGAGGCTGGTCATTCACCCTGCTGGTCCTGCTCCTCCTACTCTCCCCGGTGTTCCCCCAGTGCCCTGACAGCTGCCACTGTGTGTGGGAGAGCAGCATGGTGCTGTGTACGGACGCTGGGCTCCGTGAGTTCCCCCAGGGCCTTCCTCCGGACACCGTCACCCTCCACCTGGAGAGGAACTACATCCGCTCGCTCCCCGAGAGCGCCTTTAGGCAAGGAAGATAACaattgggattttttttattcacCTTCATTATTGTCATTAGttcatttaattaatttattcatTGATTAATGAATTaatatttatttttctatttctttCATTTTAATTCATATCTGGCTCCCATTTTGGTTTTAGTTCCAGGTCTAGTTATGATGTTTCTGACACTTCCTCTTGTTATATACCTTCCTTTCAGGGAGCTGACCCACCTGAGGGAGCTTTACCTCTCCCACAACCGCATCGACACCCTCTCCTCCGGGGCCCTGCGCCACCTGAGCTCAGAGCTCCGTCTCCTGGATCTTTCACACAACCTGTTACGCCAGGCCAGCCGGGACGAGTTCAGTTCCACGCGGGCCAAGACGCGCCTCTACCACAACCCGTGGCACTGCGACTGTACCCTGCAGGAGCTGGTGGAGACGTTAAATCTAGAGCCGGAGACGGTCAACGGGATCGTGTGTGAGAGCTCTGTGAGGAGCGCCGGGGAGGTGAGTCGCTGGGAGGATCCAGGGGGTGCAGGGGAGCACGCCGGTCAACCGCTGGTTAAATTGCTCGACTCTGGGGTGAACTTCTGTAATCTCCAGCGGAAGACCACGGATGTGGCTATGCTGGTGACCATGTTCGTGTGGTTCTTCATGGTCATTGTTTATGTGGTCTACTACGTGAGACAGAACCAGGCTGAGACCAGAAGACATCTGGAGTATCTGAAGAGTTTGCCCAGTCCGAGGAAAACAGTCACGGAGACAGACACGATAAGCACTGGTCTCTGAACTATTTATTTATTGCCTTTCTTTAATCAGGTAGGTTATTGAGAACACAGCCCCTTTTACAAAAACAACCAAGAGAAGGCCTACGAAAAGGCCGTAGGGACAATTCATGTCTCTGTATTGGGACTGAGCTTGTTAATTGAAAATGGACTATCTATAACAACTTTGACTTTAATTAAATGATTACAGCATTTTATTTTTGTAACTACTTTTCcataattatttatatatttttgccCTAACTACATTTATACAAAAAAATATGGTTTTTCTATCCACTGGCATATGCACAGCTTTAACGCTGTCCAAATGGAGAGAAAGACCAGAagaagaaagaaacagagaagACAATATTGATCAGCACctttcatcttcaatactggtggctttcatcATCAATACTGGTGGCTTTATACTGGTGGCTTTATACTGGTGGCTTTCATCAtcaatactggtggctttcatcttcaatactggtggctttcatcttcaatactggtggctttatactggtggctttcatcttcaatactggtgtctttatactggtggctttcatcttcaatactggtGGCTTTATACTGGTGGCTTTATACTGGTGGCTTTATACTGGTGGCTTTCATCAtcaatactggtggctttcatcttcaatactggtggctttatactggtggctttcatcttcaatactggtggctttcatcttcaatactggtggctttatactggtggctttcatcttCAATATACTGGTGActttcatcttcaatactggtggctttatactggtggctttcatcttcaatactggtggctttcatcttcaatactggtggctttcatcttcaatactggtggctttatactggtggctttcatcttcaatactggtggctttcatcttcaatactggtggctttatactggtggctttcatcttcaatactggtggctgtcatcttcaatactggtggctttcatcttcaatactggtggctttatactggtggctttcatcttcaatactggtggctttatactggtggctttcatattcaatactggtggctttcatcttcaatactggtggctttcatcttcaatactggtggctttatactggtggctttcatcttcaatcctggtggctttcatcttcaatactggtggctttatactggtggctttcatcttcaatactggtggctttcatcttcaatactggtggctttcatcttcaatactggtggctttatactggtggctttcatcttcaatactggtggctttcatcttcaatactggtggctttcatcttcaatactggtGGCTTCCATCATCAATACTGGTGGCTTTatactggtggctttcatcttcaatactggtggctttcatcatcaatactggtggctttatactggtggctttcatcatcaatactggtggctttatattggtggctttcatcttcaatactggtGGCTTCCATCATCAATTCTGGTGGCTTTATACTGGTGGCTTTATACTGGTGGCTTTCATCAtcaatactggtggctttcatcatcaatactggtggctttcatcatcaatactggtggctttcatcatcaatactggtggctttcatcatcaatactggtggctttcatcttCCATTGTACTCTTAACAGGGAATACTCACCTTGACCTAATTATTTTTGACAGACAGATAACAAATCGTTACAAACATATAACCTGAGGGACTGTCTGTTTCTATTCTGTATATCAGGTTCCAAAGGCATGTGATGTTGTTTAGTGTTCGGGATGATTAGTCCTACTTTATCTCTCTCCAGCCCTTGATGATCAGTGAAGGCTATTTTAACCTCTCACTCTACAAGGTCACTGAGTCTGAACCAGCCAGTCATCTACATTCATATCCTGTGTTTTATCGCCCTACGAGCCAGGACACAGCCTGAGATTCTCTGGCAGGCCACTGTTGACCAATTCAAAGTCTAGGTTGAAAACTAAAGGAGATCGGGCATTTGCCCGAGACTTTGGAATGGTCTGCCAGGGGACATCAGGCTTATAGATTCAGTGCCTCTTTTTAAATCCCTTATCGAAGACACACTTTTGTAAAGATGCTTAGTGATTTTATTTTATGATGTGAAGCATGTTACTTGTATCGAAAAGCGCTATACAAATAAAGTTAGAATTATATTAAACCCCACTAATCCCTCAATCCGCACTACATTCGTTCCTTCCTGCTGTTCTAATGTTACCCTGGCCCTAGGAAGCAGGTGGTGAATCCGTTTTTTTAGTCATCAAGTACGTAACAAGCAATCATTTCTAAATTGGCCAAGTGGGAGAGGCTAGTGTATGATGGCAGGGTATCAGCTGTCTCGGAAGCAGAGAAATTAAATGAAGACCTGATTTTAGAATTGATTTAATAATTAACATTTATCTTTGTTAAAAATGATCAGACGAATGAAacaaacttgttttttttttaaagaaatgctTTGTTTCTGTGGATCCTAACGTATCTTCTTAGTGATGTTTTATTAAGGACTGGTTTTCTGTCTGTGTGGTTAAAGTTATGGTCCTATATTTTCCTCCTGGACTTTCTTATTGTTAGTGAAGTGAGTTTAAAGAGACAGTCGACTTTGAGATATTTCCAATTGAGCCGAAATATGCAGCTATTACCGTGAATGCAGTGTCCGCGAACACGCCGTGGATTGAAACTAGGGACTCTATTCAGTCATGGAAGTTCAGCATTACAGCccgattgaaatttaaaggcaatgttcccgctttAGCGGAGACCACATTCACGGTAAACGTTGCACATGCCAGCTCAATGGGAAAGGATCTTAAAATGTATATCGcagaatctgtaacgcttcagcgatCCAGACTGAATAGCTTAATGTCGTGAACTCAATGAAAGCATGCAGGTGAATGTGTAATTCGTTGAATGACTTTTTTTTTTCTGACATTATTGATTGAGAATGAGTCCTGTACCATATTGTTGCTATATCAATCAGAATAGGATATTATGTGtttcatgaaaaaaaaaaactgtttgtaCAATAGCCTATATGTGGTATGTTTCTATGGAGATATTCCTATTCCTTTTGTCTCAGACAAACCCTAAGAGgttttgtattgtgtgtgtaatgttgtggCATTCAGAGTTCCATTCTAGCACAGGTTGTGGTATAGCACTGTCAATTTAAATGATAACTCTGTCAATTTTAAATGATAGCACTGTCAATTTAAATGATAGCACTGTCAATTGAAGTGATAGCACTGTCAATTTAAGTCATAGCACTGTCAATTTAAGTGATAGCACTGTCAATTTAAGTGATAGCACTGTCAATTAAAATGATAGCACTGTCAATTGAAACGATAGCACTGTCAATTAAAATGATAGCACTGCCAATTAAAATGATAGCACTGTCAATTTAAGTGATAGCACTGTCAATTAAAATGATAGCACTGTCAATTGAAACGATAGCACTGTCAATTAAAATGATAGCACTGCCAATTAAAATGATAGCACTGCCAATTAAAATGATAGCACCGCCAATTAAAATGATAGCACTGCCAATTAAAATGATAGCACTGCCAATTAAAATGATAGCACTGCCAATTAAAATGATAGCACTGCCAATTAAAATGATAGCACTGCCAATTAAAATGATAGCACTGGCAAGTTCAATGATTGCACAGTCCCTTTAAATGATAGCACTGTTCATTTAAATGATAGCACTGTTCATTTAAATGATAGCACTGTCAATTTAAATGATAGCACAGTCCCTTTAAATGATAACCCAACTCCTTTAATTGATTGCACTGTCCTGTCATTAACTGTAGTGTAACTGTTTTATGTCATAGGCTACAATGAATACCACAACCTGAGTGACAAAACCGGTCTGTGGAGATGCCAATAACCCAGACAACAAGAACCAAGCATGCCTCCTGTGTCATTTTTACAACAGGGTTTATTTGTGATGTATTTTCGTCTTGCTGATTTAGTTTTTTTCTCCTGTTGTTTTAAATGTCGTCTTTGTTAGAATAATGATTGACAACATCGTAGATTCGGGAACCAATACATCAAATAATAAATGAACTTTAAAACCAAATTACgggggaaaaaataaaaaaaatgtataaaaaataaaagaaacgTGGCTCTGTGTTGTTTAGAGAAATGCTTCTACCTTTTATTGCTACGGTGAAAGGTGAAAGGTCAGGAAAgaaaaggggaaaaaaatgtaAAGACAGGATGACAATCAGTTCATACAGTTACTGATGATAGCGGTTGGAAATGTTTCCCTTCTCTTATCTAGCATGCTTAAAAAACCATCTGAACATTTTGAAAAAAGGTTTTTACATTTTACAAAATAGTACATGATATGAACTTCGCACCTCCTCACAAAATGTTGCATACTCTCTCCAATGAAGGAAACAACAAATAAAATGGGGTACCACCCACTTGTGATCCATGGTCTCTCCTTGTGTGTTCTGACTACATTCCACCCCTCGATATGCATTTAGCTCAAACACACAGACCAACGGAAAGACCCATACAGGACACAGAATCTAGATTTGGTACGGCTTCTATCTCTGGGAATATAATaccgtcaacaacaacaacaacaacaaagttcAATCATACTTTCAGGTTTCAGAAACAAATAATCTCCCCAGATATGTTTAACTTATTCTCTGGAGCATTATGGGGGGGGGTGAATAACAACCACAAAAACACCCACACCACCACAGCACCCAACCCCACACACACTCTTCTCTGGAGCATTATGGGGGGTGAATAACAACCACAAAAACACCCACACCACCACAGCACCCAACCCCACACACACTCTTCTCTGGAGCATTATGGGGGGTGAATAACAACCACAAAAACACCCACACCACCACAGCACCCAACCCCACACACACTCTTCTCTGGAGCATTATGGGGGGTGAATAACAaccacaaaaacaaaaacaacaacaacaacaacaacaacaataaaataaaagCGACTTCAGCCTGTTAATTGTTCTTTTTTCTTTTATTTCCAATTTACATGAATCAAAACCGTAACAAAAACATGATCAtcatatttaataataataataataatagtaatgatgTTATTATTAACAATATgactattattattaatattaaaaaatatatttactacCCCCTCACAAACGAATGCACACCCTCTGCCCTGGTCGTGGTGCTTTCCCTCTGTGTGTAAATGAGGGCTGGATTGTCCAGTCGTGATATCAAGTCAAAAAGCCATATCCCGTTCCTGATCCTAGAGGGGCATGGCCAGGGCCGAAGTACTTCCTACCAGGGCAGAAGGTACTTCCTGTGTGAGGGGACAGCAGGGGGTTTATGGGAGGAAGTGGAGTGGGATAGGTCAACGGTCAAAGTCAACTTCTGGTGGGCTTCTCACAACATGGGGTCTAATGCACCAAAGAGAAGATGGCCAAAGCTGGATTTGTAAACTTGGATACAGGATTTAACTTTGCTCTGTTGTTtctttctttttgtgtgtgtgtgtgaggtagctTAAAATATTATAATTAAaacaaaattaaaaaaaacaaaataaatttAGAGCTCGGATTGATTCCGAATTGAACATGTCTCTTTACAAAATATATTATGGACATGGTTTTTGTGTCATTGGGTTTACCacggagaagggtcagggttgggttggagggagggggggggggggggggggggcagcaacaTTTACCACTCTGAAAAATGATCTCAGCGTGAAATGTACTCTCTAaaaatgcatatatatatatatatatatatgtatatatatatatgtatacacacatatacatatatgtacACACATTATAAACATGTCACTAATACATTAGTATCTGGTTGTTAAAGAATACAGACTGGTTTTACAACAATAGCACCATTTGACTTTATTATAATAGACAGTAACTTCCTGATACACACTGGGGCGGCGGTTGGAAGTAGGAACACC
It encodes:
- the LOC139402211 gene encoding leucine-rich repeat-containing protein 3-like; translation: MCLSGRTGCHGGDGLGLRRGLGKVLERGGLGTKLGKERRLERGRARERGQGTRTWLGQETRLGRDLGRGLGGWSFTLLVLLLLLSPVFPQCPDSCHCVWESSMVLCTDAGLREFPQGLPPDTVTLHLERNYIRSLPESAFRELTHLRELYLSHNRIDTLSSGALRHLSSELRLLDLSHNLLRQASRDEFSSTRAKTRLYHNPWHCDCTLQELVETLNLEPETVNGIVCESSVRSAGEVSRWEDPGGAGEHAGQPLVKLLDSGVNFCNLQRKTTDVAMLVTMFVWFFMVIVYVVYYVRQNQAETRRHLEYLKSLPSPRKTVTETDTISTGL